A genomic window from Hyla sarda isolate aHylSar1 chromosome 10, aHylSar1.hap1, whole genome shotgun sequence includes:
- the LOC130294476 gene encoding uncharacterized protein LOC130294476, with product MDFRAGDIFALIHPHGTTFFDVSFVRAEGFKLFWSRYELAKPEPEWRDFAVQANSCQNNIKNVTVLTCNESLSCIDIMTWIGRYGEVVSIPQNNRDEFGIWSGAWTFMVKLKVSGNSVTHIASSTFLGRDRILVFYQGQPKVCHRCGDPTHFSAQCKVQKCALCGGLGHLAATCGDIRCHLCGDLSHLFSRRLICFANTVESSAGVSRDADSTGEGTGGGGETTGPRKKIIPSRLRCLEARQRERKGAPQVAAEVALPDPKMVIFGGDFNSVTRSRDRGGSRDRLDYDSFALNRIASESRLVDVHIRHTPGHSGFTYFRGREIRSRIDRFFLKEESVSSPLWVVEVEFSDHCLIMFSLTVSETPGWEGDCGS from the coding sequence ATGGATTTCAGGGcaggtgacatctttgccctgatacaTCCTCATGGTACCACATTTTTCGATGTCAGTTTCGTCCGGGCTGAAGGTTTCAAGCTCTTTTGGTCTCGGTACGAGCTGGCAAAGCCAGAACCCGAGTGGCGagattttgctgtccaggcaaatTCTTGCCAAAATAACATCAAGAATGTGACGGTATTAACGTGTAACGAATCTCTTTCTTGCATAGATATCATGACCTGGATTGGGCGTTATGGAGAGGTGGTCAGCATTCCCCAGAATAACAGGGATGAATTCggtatctggtcaggggcctggaccttCATGGTCAAGTTGAAGGTTTCAGGTAATTCTGTCACCCACATTGCTTCCTCGACTTTTCTGGGGAGGGACAGGATCCTGGTTTTCTACCAGGGACAGCCGAAGGTCTGCCATAGGTGCGGTGACCCGACACACTTCAGCGCACAATGTAAGGTCCAGAAGTGCGCGTTGTGTGGAGGGTTAGGACATCTCGCCGCAACCTGTGGGGACATTCGTTGTCACCTGTGTGGGGATCTCAGTCACCTCTTCAGCCGCCGTCTGATCTGTTTTGCCAATACGGTCGAATCTTCAGCTGGGGTTAGCCGAGATGCTGACTCCACTGGAGAGGGTACCGGCGGAGGTGGGGAGACTACTGGTCCAAGGAAGAAAATTATACCTTCTAGGCTGAGGTGTTTGGAGGCACGCCAAAGGGAAAGGAAGGGGGCTCCTCAGGTGGCAGCTGAGGTAGCTTTACCTGACCCAAAGATGGTCATCTTTGGAGGAGACTTTAATAGTGTCACAAGGTCTCGTGATAGGGGAGGCTCCAGAGATCGGCTAGATTACGATAGCTTCGCCTTGAATAGAATAGCTAGTGagtctcgcctggtggatgtccacatccggcacaccccaggtcacagcgggttcacttactttagaggtagagagattaggtctagaatagataggttttttttGAAGGAGGAGTCTGTCTCTTCACCGTTGtgggttgttgaggtggagttctccgaccactgtttgaTTATGTTTTCTTTGACTGTTTCAGAGACTCCGGGATgggaaggggattgtggaagctga